A genomic segment from Triticum dicoccoides isolate Atlit2015 ecotype Zavitan chromosome 1A, WEW_v2.0, whole genome shotgun sequence encodes:
- the LOC119287388 gene encoding GATA transcription factor 12-like: protein MEAAAECAGGGGGGLREVKKEAGAGDVFLVDDLLDLPCDDDEEEDDAAAAGFADGAADCSAGEAGAGDVGNASADSSTVTAVDSCSNSLSGGLADGDFSGGLCEPYDQLAELEWLSNYMGDDNFPTEDLRKLQLISGIPSASSQTAPRAPAAAPVQPCGGGGAVGTALWRSEAHAGQVSVPGKARSKRSRVAPCNWSSRLLVLAPAPASPPSPASAVISPSESGTAFPLFPNKKPAKSSKKEAPAAPAMTAAEAAAAEGRRCLHCETDKTPQWRTGPLGPKTLCNACGVRYKSGRLVPEYRPAASPTFVPSKHSNSHRKVVELRRQKDAPPQQLLHQPQQQQLGPGLGFHVPSPLLFDGPAAPHLGGGADEFLIRNRIGPDHRQLI from the exons ATGGAGGCGGCGGCCGagtgcgcgggcggcggcggcggcggcctaagGGAGGTCAAGAAGGAGGCCGGCGCCGGCGACGTGTTCCTCGTCGACGACCTCCTCGACCTGCcctgcgacgacgacgaggaggaggacgacgccgCGGCGGCGGGGTTCGCCGACGGGGCCGCGGACTGCAGCGCCGGCGAGGCCGGCGCCGGCGACGTCGGGAACGCGTCGGCCGACTCGTCCACGGTCACAGCCGTCGACAGCTGCAGCAACTCCCTCTCCGGCGGCCTCGCCGACGGCGACTTCTCCGGCGGCCTCTGCGAGCCG TACGACCAGTTGGCGGAGCTGGAATGGCTGTCCAACTACATGGGCGACGACAACTTCCCCACCGAGGACCTCCGCAAGCTGCAGCTCATCTCCGGCATCCCCTCGGCCTCGTCCCAGACGGCCCCGcgcgcgcccgccgccgcgccggTGCAGCCCTGTGGCGGTGGTGGCGCCGTCGGTACGGCCTTGTGGCGCTCGGAGGCGCACGCCGGGCAGGTGTCCGTGCCGGGCAAGGCGCGCAGCAAGCGGTCCCGCGTCGCGCCCTGCAACTGGTCCTCCCGCCTGCTCGTGCTCGCGCCGgcgccggcctcgccgccctccCCGGCGTCGGCCGTCATCTCGCCGTCCGAGTCCGGGACGGCGTTCCCGCTCTTCCCGAACAAGAAGCCCGCCAAGTCGTCCAAGAAGGAGGCGCCGGCCGCGCCCGCCATGACCGCCGCCGAAGCCGCGGCCGCGGAGGGGCGGCGGTGCCTGCACTGCGAGACCGACAAGACGCCGCAGTGGAGGACGGGGCCGCTGGGCCCCAAGACGCTGTGCAACGCGTGCGGGGTGCGGTACAAGTCGGGGCGGCTGGTGCCGGAGTACCGGCCGGCGGCGAGCCCGACGTTTGTGCCGTCCAAGCACTCCAACTCGCACCGCAAGGTGGTGGAGCTGCGGCGCCAGAAGGACGCCCCGCCCCAGCAGCTGCTGCAccagccgcagcagcagcagctggggccGGGCCTGGGGTTCCACGTGCCGAGCCCGCTGCTGTTCGACGGGCCGGCGGCGCCGCACCTTGGCGGCGGCGCGGACGAGTTCCTCATCCGCAACCGCATAGGGCCCGACCACCGGCAGCTCATCTAG